From the genome of Vicia villosa cultivar HV-30 ecotype Madison, WI unplaced genomic scaffold, Vvil1.0 ctg.004066F_1_1, whole genome shotgun sequence:
TTGAgtgatcaaaataaaatttattttacattCTGGTTGCTGGGCCCAGCAGCATCGCCCCCTTCATTCATCCTCGAAGCAGCAGCATCCCTCTCAGAATTCGGATTGACGTCATTCATCATGACATCAACTTCATTAAATGGCCCGAACTCGGCCTCCAGATCCATTCCTTGTGGGCGTTCAAAAATGCGGCAGACAACAAAAGGAGCCTGCagaataattaaaatcaaatacttAGTAGTTATCAATACATTTATTAATCATCCAATAATTAATGAACATCGAAAAGAGTTATATTTCCCAAATCCCTTACCCGAGGAGTGTCCGCCAAggcatattcatacataatccAATTAGTTTTGACAGCCTTATGAACAGAATTcccaaaaaagaaaacaaaaagggaCTTCTTCCCCAAAGCAACATTATCAGCTCCGACCCTAATGTCTCGAACATTTCCTATTTTCTTCCAAAAGCCACTCACGCAGTGCCTGACAGTTATTTCGTCCTCAACTTTTGGAGCAAAGCAATAAAAATGGCTCCGATGCTCTAAGGAAAAAGACGGAGCTAAAAGCATTTCGTACGGGTCGTACCGATATACGTTCAGCTCTGGAATCATTTGACAGCCATTGAAAGCCTGAAGCTCAGGGTTGTTCTTGTTGGCAAGGAAGTAGCCAACAGTTAGCTCGTCGGAAGGAAAGAACCCAACACCAGGTGGAAGAAACTCCATTGCAGAGTGAAATTTAGAGAGAATGGAATTGAGCAATGGTGGAAACTGAGAGTGAAGGTGGTTTTATAGTTGAAATTTGGCCAGAAAGAAAAGCTTGTAA
Proteins encoded in this window:
- the LOC131641779 gene encoding NAC transcription factor 29-like, whose translation is MEFLPPGVGFFPSDELTVGYFLANKNNPELQAFNGCQMIPELNVYRYDPYEMLLAPSFSLEHRSHFYCFAPKVEDEITVRHCVSGFWKKIGNVRDIRVGADNVALGKKSLFVFFFGNSVHKAVKTNWIMYEYALADTPRAPFVVCRIFERPQGMDLEAEFGPFNEVDVMMNDVNPNSERDAAASRMNEGGDAAGPSNQNEKCVTLIINITLYLADATTVQLDRAIIDGDFLELADLY